From a single Herbiconiux sp. SALV-R1 genomic region:
- a CDS encoding 3-hydroxyacyl-CoA dehydrogenase NAD-binding domain-containing protein has product MSSLPTIATVIGSGTMGPGIAATLARAGATVRLYDISDDAIARAEAAYGVVQNVLEAVDSPSAPGGSVSFGTDLDAALEGTELVIEAVPEKLELKQQVLADLEARIGDEVIIASNTSGIPISTMAESMTLPGRLIGMHWSNPPHLIPMIEIIPGKATDEALVGKLTEIVKAFNYVPVLEKEIPGFVENRVLYAILRECMALLEEGIVTPEGLDACVKWGIGYKLSVIGPTRLLDMAGLDIYQAVSSYLNKDLDNSTDTPEFIKEKIAEGKLGFKSNGGMYEYGEGDVDAKRKEIITGLIAARKTLSSIPNV; this is encoded by the coding sequence ATGAGCAGTCTCCCCACCATCGCCACCGTCATCGGTTCGGGCACCATGGGCCCCGGCATCGCCGCGACCCTGGCCCGCGCCGGCGCCACCGTCCGTCTCTACGACATCTCCGACGACGCGATCGCGCGTGCCGAGGCCGCCTACGGCGTCGTGCAGAACGTGCTCGAGGCCGTCGACTCGCCGTCGGCCCCCGGCGGCTCGGTGAGCTTCGGCACCGACCTCGACGCAGCCCTCGAGGGCACCGAGCTCGTCATCGAGGCCGTGCCCGAGAAGCTCGAGCTCAAGCAGCAGGTGCTCGCCGACCTCGAGGCCCGCATCGGCGACGAGGTCATCATCGCCAGCAACACCTCCGGCATCCCGATCAGCACCATGGCCGAGTCGATGACCCTGCCCGGCCGCCTCATCGGCATGCACTGGTCGAACCCGCCGCACCTCATCCCGATGATCGAGATCATCCCCGGCAAGGCCACCGACGAGGCGCTCGTCGGCAAGCTCACCGAGATCGTCAAGGCGTTCAACTACGTGCCCGTGCTCGAGAAGGAGATCCCCGGCTTCGTCGAGAACCGCGTGCTCTACGCCATCCTCCGCGAGTGCATGGCGCTGCTCGAAGAGGGCATCGTCACGCCCGAGGGCCTCGACGCCTGTGTGAAGTGGGGCATCGGCTACAAGCTCTCGGTGATCGGCCCGACGCGCCTGCTCGACATGGCGGGGCTCGACATCTACCAGGCCGTCTCGAGCTACCTCAACAAAGACCTCGACAACAGCACCGACACCCCCGAGTTCATCAAGGAGAAGATCGCGGAGGGCAAGCTCGGCTTCAAGTCGAACGGCGGCATGTACGAGTACGGCGAGGGCGACGTCGACGCCAAGCGCAAGGAGATCATCACCGGTCTCATCGCCGCCCGCAAGACGCTCTCCTCCATCCCGAACGTCTGA
- a CDS encoding alpha/beta fold hydrolase yields MAGAVSHTGPATSPAPVTVESIGDGLSRTRGADVDIAFRVRGEGPAVVLLHGTSANHAVWEPVGDLLEGRATVIALDQRGHGRSDKPATGYRGDDFASDVVTVLDALGIEQAVVGGHSLGGRNAWLAAARHPERVTRAVVVDYTPFVEAAVLDELDVRVAMGFRRFTGPAEIEAYLADRYPRILPGAVSRRARWGYREVAEGAWEPLASAEAMAQLIDGFRTPFAEEFQGVPHPMVHLRGDASKIVSESAWRSAREARPGDRWVEVEGADHYIPEELPDLVAAEIARVL; encoded by the coding sequence ATGGCGGGCGCCGTCTCGCACACCGGCCCGGCGACCTCGCCGGCGCCGGTGACGGTCGAGAGCATCGGCGACGGTCTCAGCCGCACCCGGGGCGCCGATGTCGACATCGCGTTCCGGGTGCGGGGCGAGGGCCCCGCGGTGGTGCTGCTGCACGGCACCTCGGCGAACCACGCCGTGTGGGAGCCCGTGGGCGACCTGCTCGAGGGGCGCGCCACCGTGATCGCGCTCGACCAGCGCGGGCACGGCCGCAGCGACAAGCCCGCCACCGGGTATCGCGGCGACGACTTCGCCTCCGACGTCGTGACCGTGCTCGACGCCCTCGGCATCGAGCAGGCGGTCGTGGGCGGGCACTCGCTCGGCGGCCGCAACGCGTGGCTGGCGGCCGCCCGCCACCCCGAGCGGGTGACCCGCGCCGTGGTGGTCGACTACACGCCCTTCGTCGAGGCCGCCGTGCTCGACGAGCTCGACGTGCGGGTGGCCATGGGCTTCCGGCGCTTCACCGGGCCCGCCGAGATCGAGGCCTACCTTGCCGATCGCTACCCGCGCATCCTGCCCGGTGCCGTGTCGCGGCGCGCCCGCTGGGGCTACCGCGAAGTGGCCGAGGGGGCCTGGGAGCCCCTCGCCTCGGCCGAAGCCATGGCGCAGCTCATCGACGGGTTCCGCACGCCGTTCGCCGAGGAGTTCCAGGGTGTTCCGCATCCGATGGTGCACCTGCGCGGAGATGCGAGCAAGATCGTGAGCGAGAGCGCGTGGCGCTCGGCGCGTGAGGCCAGACCCGGCGACCGCTGGGTCGAGGTCGAGGGTGCCGACCACTACATCCCCGAAGAACTGCCCGACCTGGTCGCGGCAGAGATCGCCCGCGTCCTCTGA
- a CDS encoding YbhB/YbcL family Raf kinase inhibitor-like protein, producing MPLFIDKLAVSSPDFNNLGRIPEEFSADGGNKTPVVEFTGAPEGTVELALIVNDPDAPLAQGFTHWVVYGIAPDAQTLDLEAEGVRVAPNGAGVASYFGPQPPAGHGEHHYYFFVYALGTKVEGEPTREEFLTRYADDIIEQARYVGLFSR from the coding sequence ATGCCCCTGTTCATCGACAAGCTCGCTGTCTCGAGCCCCGACTTCAACAACCTCGGCCGCATCCCCGAGGAGTTCAGCGCCGACGGCGGCAACAAGACCCCCGTCGTGGAGTTCACCGGCGCGCCGGAGGGCACCGTCGAGCTCGCCCTCATCGTGAACGACCCGGATGCGCCCCTCGCGCAGGGCTTCACCCACTGGGTGGTCTATGGCATCGCTCCCGACGCCCAGACGCTCGACCTCGAGGCCGAGGGCGTGCGCGTGGCTCCGAACGGCGCGGGCGTCGCGTCGTACTTCGGCCCGCAGCCGCCCGCCGGGCACGGCGAGCACCACTACTACTTCTTCGTCTACGCGCTCGGCACGAAGGTGGAGGGCGAGCCCACCCGCGAGGAGTTCCTCACCCGCTACGCCGACGACATCATCGAGCAGGCGCGCTACGTGGGTCTGTTCAGCCGCTGA